A stretch of Dietzia lutea DNA encodes these proteins:
- a CDS encoding PaaI family thioesterase: MSDTADSDVMDRIRAHSGIGFGSNIGIEYAEVTPDKVVVTVAVKPHLHQPYGIVHGGVYCAIVEEVASVAGAVWLGGEGKVVGVNNSTDFLRAVTEGTLTATGTPVHRGRSQQLWRVEITDDRGRTAAVGQVRLANLQ, from the coding sequence ATGTCCGACACGGCTGACAGTGATGTGATGGACCGGATCCGCGCCCATTCCGGCATCGGCTTCGGCAGCAACATCGGGATCGAATACGCCGAGGTCACTCCCGACAAGGTGGTCGTGACGGTGGCCGTGAAGCCGCACCTGCACCAGCCGTACGGCATCGTCCACGGCGGCGTCTACTGCGCGATCGTCGAAGAGGTCGCCAGCGTGGCGGGCGCGGTGTGGCTCGGCGGAGAGGGCAAGGTCGTCGGGGTCAACAACTCGACCGACTTCCTCCGCGCCGTCACCGAGGGCACCCTCACGGCGACCGGGACGCCCGTGCACCGGGGCCGTTCCCAGCAGCTCTGGCGGGTCGAGATCACCGACGACCGGGGGCGCACGGCCGCGGTGGGTCAGGTGCGGCTGGCGAACCTGCAGTAA
- a CDS encoding NAD(P)/FAD-dependent oxidoreductase, translated as MTEPATDQVTATAPAGRRHRVVIVGSGFGGLFAAQQLEKADVDVTLVARTGHHLFQPLLYQVATGILSVGEIAPPTRLILRDQKNATVVLGDVDTIDVAAKKLHASAGHIDFDLEYDSLIVAAGANQSYFGNDHFERWAPGMKTVDDALELRSRILGCFEQAEVIDDEEERRRLLTFVIVGAGPTGVEMAGQVAELAQHTLRNSFRRIDPASARVILLDAAPAVLPPFGNNLGNAARARLEEMGVEIQLNAMVTNVDYQGIEVKDPDGSVRRIDASCKIWSAGVKASPLGKQLADQTDAEIDRAGRVLVNKDLSLPGHPEIFVVGDMMSLDNLPGVAQVAIQGGKYAAKQIIAEVEKGRTPAERKPFKYFDKGSMATVSRYSAVVKMGPIEISGFIAWVMWLIVHLAYLIGFKNRITTMFSWGMHMGGDHRSQLTSTKQWVYARQALERVAADDAAQRSADRSREEQSASASVD; from the coding sequence ATGACCGAGCCCGCAACCGACCAGGTCACCGCCACCGCACCGGCCGGCCGCCGGCACCGCGTCGTCATCGTCGGCTCCGGCTTCGGCGGTCTGTTCGCCGCCCAGCAGCTCGAGAAGGCCGACGTCGACGTGACGTTGGTCGCCAGGACCGGCCATCACCTGTTCCAGCCGCTGCTCTACCAGGTGGCCACCGGCATCCTCTCGGTGGGCGAGATCGCCCCGCCGACCCGCCTCATCCTCCGGGACCAGAAGAACGCCACGGTCGTCCTCGGTGACGTCGACACGATCGACGTGGCGGCCAAGAAGCTCCACGCCTCGGCCGGCCACATCGACTTCGATCTCGAGTACGACAGCCTCATCGTCGCCGCGGGCGCCAATCAGTCCTACTTCGGTAACGACCACTTCGAGCGGTGGGCGCCCGGCATGAAGACGGTCGACGACGCGCTCGAACTGCGCAGCCGCATCCTCGGCTGCTTCGAGCAGGCTGAGGTGATCGACGACGAGGAGGAACGCCGTCGCCTGCTCACCTTCGTCATCGTCGGCGCCGGTCCCACCGGTGTCGAGATGGCCGGCCAGGTCGCCGAGCTCGCCCAGCACACCCTCCGCAACAGCTTCCGCCGTATCGACCCGGCCTCCGCCCGCGTCATCCTCCTCGACGCCGCGCCCGCGGTGCTGCCGCCGTTCGGCAACAACCTCGGCAACGCCGCGCGCGCCCGCCTGGAGGAGATGGGCGTCGAGATCCAGCTCAACGCGATGGTCACCAACGTCGACTACCAGGGCATCGAGGTCAAGGACCCGGACGGCTCCGTCCGTCGCATCGACGCCTCGTGCAAGATCTGGTCCGCCGGCGTCAAGGCCAGCCCCCTGGGCAAGCAGCTCGCCGACCAGACGGACGCCGAGATCGATCGCGCCGGACGCGTGCTGGTCAACAAGGACCTCTCCCTGCCGGGCCACCCGGAGATCTTCGTGGTGGGCGACATGATGAGTCTCGACAACCTGCCCGGTGTCGCGCAGGTCGCCATCCAGGGCGGGAAGTACGCGGCCAAGCAGATCATCGCCGAGGTCGAGAAGGGTCGGACCCCGGCCGAGCGGAAGCCGTTCAAGTACTTCGACAAGGGCTCCATGGCCACGGTGTCGCGCTACAGCGCGGTGGTGAAGATGGGCCCGATCGAGATCTCGGGGTTCATCGCCTGGGTCATGTGGCTGATCGTGCACCTCGCCTACCTGATCGGTTTCAAGAACCGGATCACGACGATGTTCTCGTGGGGCATGCACATGGGCGGCGACCACCGCTCGCAGTTGACCTCCACCAAGCAGTGGGTCTACGCGCGCCAGGCGCTCGAGCGGGTGGCCGCCGACGACGCCGCCCAGCGGTCGGCGGATCGGTCGCGGGAGGAGCAGTCCGCCTCCGCCTCGGTCGACTGA
- a CDS encoding class I SAM-dependent methyltransferase, with product MVRVEPQAVDLERWPALAPPSGAPGQPPVLIAQALRRSARELGLRIDYPDASAAGEYDAPVRVVLREPEHFWARLAEGGVVGLGESFMAGDWTTPDLCTAISTLAPWIAANADCAHPGERAYGRDGRGPVGGGRRRGGPVTVELEDSVPGALTSLYTDETMSTSGAVFASGGRTRTRLEDGTDVVHLEAPSPAPRRGDLGDAQRRSADTMLTLAGVEDGSQVLVATPGWGELPMRAAERGAHVRTMTASTERLSALGSRFAAAGLDEEISLFLGAPSDAAGVVDAVVAAEPGTTAGRAGHDEVIGAADRLLGPGGRLVVHTTVAPGRPTPAVVELAAWESRYVSEAGPPVAWSELVDAIGRAPRLTLRGRVETTAHHAETVRLWSETFAQRGRDAAALGFDAVYRRMWAFHLAVLEAGLRAGWAESVQVLATAEGAVSHRDGRVTT from the coding sequence GTGGTCAGAGTCGAACCCCAGGCCGTCGACCTCGAGCGCTGGCCCGCGCTCGCCCCGCCGTCCGGGGCGCCGGGCCAGCCGCCGGTCCTCATCGCCCAGGCGCTGCGTCGGTCGGCGCGCGAGCTCGGCCTGCGGATCGACTACCCCGACGCGTCGGCGGCGGGGGAGTACGACGCCCCGGTCCGGGTGGTGCTGCGCGAGCCGGAGCACTTCTGGGCGCGCCTGGCGGAGGGCGGGGTGGTCGGGCTCGGCGAGTCGTTCATGGCTGGGGACTGGACCACTCCCGACCTGTGTACCGCCATCTCGACGCTGGCCCCGTGGATCGCCGCGAACGCCGACTGCGCCCACCCGGGGGAGCGGGCGTACGGGCGTGACGGCCGCGGCCCCGTCGGCGGTGGGCGGCGGCGGGGTGGCCCCGTCACGGTGGAACTGGAGGACTCCGTACCCGGCGCGCTGACCTCGCTGTACACGGACGAGACGATGTCGACCTCGGGCGCCGTCTTCGCGTCCGGTGGCCGGACCCGGACCCGCCTGGAGGACGGGACCGACGTGGTCCACCTGGAGGCGCCGTCGCCGGCCCCCCGGCGGGGCGATCTGGGGGACGCCCAGCGGCGTTCGGCCGACACGATGCTGACGCTGGCGGGGGTGGAGGACGGCTCCCAGGTGCTCGTGGCGACGCCCGGGTGGGGTGAGTTGCCCATGCGCGCCGCGGAGCGCGGGGCACACGTGCGCACCATGACGGCGTCCACCGAGAGGTTGTCGGCGCTGGGGTCGAGGTTCGCCGCGGCGGGTCTCGACGAGGAGATCTCCCTGTTCCTCGGCGCTCCGTCCGATGCCGCTGGGGTGGTCGACGCCGTCGTCGCCGCGGAGCCGGGCACGACCGCCGGCCGCGCCGGGCACGACGAGGTGATCGGCGCGGCCGACCGGCTCCTCGGTCCGGGCGGGCGGCTCGTGGTCCACACGACCGTCGCGCCGGGCCGTCCCACCCCCGCGGTGGTGGAGCTCGCGGCGTGGGAGTCGAGGTACGTCTCCGAGGCGGGGCCCCCGGTCGCCTGGTCGGAGCTGGTCGACGCGATCGGGCGCGCGCCGAGGCTGACACTGCGGGGGCGGGTCGAGACGACCGCCCACCACGCGGAGACGGTCCGGCTCTGGTCCGAGACCTTCGCCCAGCGCGGCCGCGACGCCGCCGCCCTCGGCTTCGACGCCGTCTACCGACGGATGTGGGCGTTCCACCTCGCGGTGCTGGAGGCGGGGCTGCGCGCGGGATGGGCCGAGTCGGTGCAGGTGCTGGCGACCGCGGAGGGCGCGGTGTCGCACCGCGACGGACGGGTCACGACCTAA
- a CDS encoding nitroreductase family deazaflavin-dependent oxidoreductase → MGNLLTPLAIWFGRQDATRENSHLVVTLDRWMSRVSHGRVPLLRLAALPTLTLHVPGRRSGEPRSTPLLCASWNNGLVVVGSNWGGQTTPAWVHNLRAAGEGEVEISVYGARLVVDVRELPDDERASAWAAAVRVWPNYEIYARRTTRTLPIFHLTPRL, encoded by the coding sequence ATGGGAAACCTCCTCACCCCGCTCGCGATCTGGTTCGGTCGGCAGGACGCGACGCGCGAGAACTCCCACCTCGTCGTCACGCTGGACCGGTGGATGAGCCGGGTCTCGCACGGTCGCGTCCCGCTGCTCCGGCTGGCCGCGCTGCCCACCCTCACCCTCCACGTGCCCGGGCGCAGGAGCGGGGAGCCGCGCAGCACGCCCCTGCTGTGTGCCTCCTGGAACAACGGCCTCGTGGTGGTCGGCTCCAACTGGGGCGGTCAGACGACCCCGGCCTGGGTCCACAATCTGCGCGCGGCCGGCGAGGGGGAGGTCGAGATCTCGGTCTACGGCGCGCGGCTCGTCGTGGACGTGCGCGAGTTGCCCGACGACGAGCGGGCGTCGGCGTGGGCCGCGGCGGTGCGGGTGTGGCCGAACTACGAGATCTACGCCCGCCGCACCACGCGGACGCTGCCGATCTTTCACCTCACCCCGAGGCTCTAG
- a CDS encoding MaoC family dehydratase, translating into MTDENFDEFTTPIDDRYLEDYTEGHRYRFGEESVDAGEIMEFARRYDPQSIHTDPDAAASGPFGGLIASGWQTAALMMRLFADNYLTSVASLASPGIDELRWVRPLRPGDRLTLLCETTGVRPSRTKPDRGVLTTDVTLINQDGDPVLTATAMNMVARRP; encoded by the coding sequence ATGACGGACGAGAACTTCGACGAGTTCACCACGCCGATCGACGACCGGTACCTCGAGGACTACACCGAAGGCCACCGATACCGCTTCGGTGAGGAGTCGGTCGACGCCGGGGAGATCATGGAGTTCGCCCGGCGCTACGACCCGCAGAGCATCCACACCGACCCGGACGCCGCGGCCTCCGGCCCGTTCGGTGGCCTCATCGCGAGCGGCTGGCAGACCGCCGCGCTCATGATGCGCCTGTTCGCGGACAACTACCTCACCAGCGTGGCGAGCCTCGCCTCCCCGGGGATCGACGAGCTGCGGTGGGTGCGGCCCCTGCGCCCCGGCGACCGGCTGACCCTGCTGTGCGAGACGACGGGTGTCCGCCCGTCACGCACCAAGCCGGACCGCGGGGTGCTGACGACCGACGTGACCCTGATCAACCAGGACGGCGACCCGGTCCTCACCGCGACCGCGATGAACATGGTGGCCCGCCGGCCCTGA
- a CDS encoding thioesterase family protein, whose translation MAYFERLGPGSFRPTDHVSGAWDESTQHIGPALGLLVHAVELELAGRRDDPMVISRLTYELLGVVPMDAVEVEVEVIRPGRTIELVEATYSHGDRTGIRLRAWLQQPRDTGAIAGDAFDPLPPPEEMEPWDPTSVWGGGYLASARVRRDSRGPGRARYWVRTDVPLLAAEEVSPLARMTALVDIANGMAIRADPAVVTFPNIDLTAHLVRSPAGEWLGFDTRVTFGPGGLGLTASVIHDESGPVGTVSQSLTVRP comes from the coding sequence ATGGCGTACTTCGAGAGGCTCGGTCCGGGGAGCTTCCGGCCCACCGATCACGTGAGCGGCGCCTGGGACGAGTCCACTCAGCACATCGGTCCCGCGCTGGGTCTGCTCGTCCACGCCGTGGAGCTCGAACTGGCCGGACGGCGCGACGATCCGATGGTGATCTCCCGCCTGACGTACGAGCTGCTGGGCGTGGTGCCCATGGACGCGGTGGAGGTCGAGGTGGAGGTGATCCGACCCGGGCGCACGATCGAACTGGTGGAGGCGACCTATTCCCACGGCGACCGGACGGGCATCCGGCTGCGCGCGTGGCTGCAGCAGCCGCGCGACACCGGGGCGATCGCCGGCGACGCCTTCGACCCCCTGCCGCCGCCGGAGGAGATGGAGCCGTGGGATCCCACCTCTGTGTGGGGCGGCGGGTACCTCGCCTCCGCCCGTGTCCGGCGGGACTCGAGAGGGCCGGGCCGGGCCCGGTACTGGGTGCGCACCGACGTCCCTCTGCTCGCGGCGGAGGAGGTCAGCCCGCTCGCGCGGATGACGGCCCTCGTCGACATCGCCAACGGGATGGCGATCCGCGCGGACCCGGCCGTCGTGACCTTCCCCAACATCGACCTCACCGCCCACCTCGTGCGCTCGCCCGCGGGAGAGTGGCTGGGCTTCGACACCCGCGTGACCTTCGGGCCCGGCGGCCTGGGGCTGACCGCGAGCGTGATCCACGACGAGAGCGGCCCCGTCGGCACCGTGTCCCAGTCGCTGACCGTACGGCCGTAG
- a CDS encoding GNAT family N-acetyltransferase produces the protein MRSRHVSTVIRRPPEQVYDYARDPANLGAWAAGLASGRIEPGDGNGGGGGGGNGGGDTFVVDSPMGRVSVRFLPRNELGVLDHEVALPDGNVTYNPLRVVPHPEGAEVIFTLRGVDDDEFERDAAMVAEDLARLRAVFEGPLPAGAPPSSASAIADPGIRLASPADAGTLGRMLYEFNTEFESATPTADYAARRFGDLLARDDVLAVVAAAGIPGGPDVPTDAGFALLTLRPTPYSDHPLAQLEELYVRPDLRGRGLGTAILTRALSEVAARRCEEMLINVDSDDLGARRFYERHGFTDRDPDSGSGMRCYLRQL, from the coding sequence ATGCGTTCCCGGCACGTGTCCACGGTCATCCGCCGCCCGCCCGAGCAGGTGTACGACTACGCCCGCGACCCCGCCAACCTGGGCGCCTGGGCCGCCGGGCTGGCGTCGGGCCGTATCGAGCCCGGCGACGGGAACGGCGGGGGCGGCGGCGGCGGGAACGGCGGCGGCGACACGTTCGTGGTGGACTCCCCCATGGGACGCGTGAGCGTGCGCTTCCTGCCCCGCAACGAGCTGGGCGTACTGGACCACGAGGTCGCCCTCCCCGACGGGAACGTCACGTACAACCCGCTGCGGGTCGTCCCGCACCCCGAGGGTGCGGAGGTGATCTTCACGCTGCGCGGGGTCGACGACGACGAGTTCGAGCGGGACGCCGCGATGGTGGCCGAGGATCTGGCGCGCCTCCGGGCCGTCTTCGAGGGCCCGCTCCCCGCCGGGGCGCCGCCCTCGAGTGCCTCGGCCATCGCCGACCCGGGTATACGCCTGGCCTCGCCGGCGGACGCCGGGACGCTCGGGCGGATGCTGTACGAGTTCAACACCGAGTTCGAGTCCGCGACGCCCACCGCCGACTACGCCGCCCGGCGATTCGGGGACCTCCTCGCGCGCGACGATGTCCTCGCCGTCGTCGCCGCCGCCGGGATCCCGGGCGGCCCGGACGTTCCCACCGACGCTGGTTTCGCGCTGCTCACACTGCGCCCCACCCCCTACTCCGACCACCCTCTCGCGCAGCTCGAGGAGCTCTACGTCCGCCCGGACCTCCGTGGGCGCGGCCTCGGGACGGCGATCCTCACCCGTGCGCTATCCGAGGTGGCCGCCCGGCGATGCGAGGAGATGCTGATCAACGTCGACTCCGACGACCTGGGCGCGCGGCGCTTCTACGAACGTCACGGGTTCACCGACCGCGATCCGGACAGCGGATCGGGGATGCGCTGCTACCTGCGGCAGTTGTAG
- a CDS encoding cupin: MNHVTETADRILGEAKESAHGRHAELLVHEGPLRQALLALTEGTELEEHNSPPAASLYLLQGAVRVTGDGTTDIAAGELHTLTHHRHSVTALADSVFLLTTVTSIPGQGSYDTEPVD, from the coding sequence ATGAACCATGTGACCGAGACCGCCGACCGCATCCTCGGCGAGGCGAAGGAGTCCGCGCACGGACGCCACGCCGAGCTCCTCGTCCACGAGGGCCCGCTGCGTCAGGCGCTCCTCGCCCTCACCGAGGGCACCGAGCTCGAGGAGCACAACTCTCCGCCGGCCGCGAGCCTGTACCTCCTGCAGGGCGCCGTCCGCGTCACCGGCGACGGCACCACCGACATCGCCGCCGGCGAGTTGCACACGCTCACCCACCACCGGCACTCCGTCACCGCGCTCGCCGACTCGGTGTTCCTGCTGACGACGGTCACCAGCATCCCCGGCCAGGGAAGTTACGACACCGAACCCGTCGACTGA
- a CDS encoding L-lactate permease, which yields MSELVSTGVAVAPVVVVLALLALRVPSLVAGTAGLVAALVGAVTVFRPDDDEVATAAAQLGPTVLEVALILLGGVLLATALSATGSRDHIARWLERIGSGDDRVPAILLLVFGLTPFMESVTGFGLGVVITAPLLVRMGLPPVKAVVVGLLGLVLVPWGSLGPGTLVAAELGGRDVDALGYWSALLSLPVLVVSMVTVLVVVTPRSPATAGSPDARRRPALTRPAVRHIALGAAVVATQWAVLVASNALVGVAPSGIIASAAVIAFLLAVARVRHGALPAVTGGLVRALVPFAVLLAGILGTTAALALAGAPAGTGWLTSPALWVLVAALVAVRVYTTPGSGIAGLLRTALATWVPVAGNAIVFMAIGIVMATAGTAAHLAEPATGLGAAAVALTPAVGALGGYLTGTNTGAAAMFSAATTATATGLGADGLVALAGQNVGGSFAIIVSPPRVALAVGVVLAGRTRLPGRATRAPATAVVSATIMLCAVVAVLT from the coding sequence ATGAGCGAGCTCGTGTCGACCGGCGTCGCCGTCGCCCCGGTCGTCGTGGTCCTGGCCCTGTTGGCTCTCCGGGTCCCCTCGCTGGTGGCGGGAACCGCGGGGCTGGTCGCCGCCCTGGTGGGGGCGGTCACCGTCTTCCGGCCCGACGACGACGAGGTCGCCACCGCGGCAGCGCAGCTGGGGCCGACGGTGCTCGAGGTCGCACTGATCCTCCTCGGCGGCGTCCTGTTGGCCACGGCCCTGTCGGCCACCGGGAGCAGGGACCACATCGCCAGGTGGCTGGAGCGGATCGGCTCGGGCGACGACCGGGTGCCCGCGATCCTGCTGCTGGTGTTCGGCCTCACGCCGTTCATGGAGTCGGTCACCGGCTTCGGACTGGGTGTCGTCATCACCGCGCCGCTGCTCGTGCGGATGGGCCTGCCGCCGGTGAAGGCGGTCGTCGTGGGGCTGCTCGGGCTGGTCCTGGTCCCGTGGGGCTCACTCGGGCCCGGGACCCTCGTCGCCGCCGAGCTCGGGGGCCGGGACGTCGACGCGCTCGGATACTGGTCCGCCCTGCTCAGCCTTCCGGTGCTCGTCGTGAGCATGGTGACCGTCCTCGTCGTCGTCACCCCCCGGTCCCCCGCGACCGCCGGGTCGCCGGACGCCCGACGGCGTCCCGCCCTCACCCGACCCGCCGTGCGCCACATCGCGCTGGGCGCGGCGGTCGTGGCCACCCAGTGGGCCGTCCTCGTCGCGTCCAACGCGTTGGTCGGCGTGGCACCGTCGGGCATCATCGCCTCGGCGGCCGTGATCGCCTTCCTGCTGGCGGTGGCGCGCGTGCGTCACGGCGCGCTGCCCGCGGTGACCGGCGGACTCGTGCGCGCGCTCGTGCCGTTCGCCGTCCTGCTCGCGGGCATCCTCGGCACCACCGCCGCCCTGGCGCTCGCCGGCGCCCCGGCCGGGACGGGCTGGCTCACCTCCCCCGCCCTGTGGGTCCTCGTCGCCGCCCTCGTCGCGGTGCGCGTGTACACCACACCCGGTTCGGGCATCGCCGGCCTGCTCCGGACAGCGCTGGCGACGTGGGTTCCCGTGGCCGGCAACGCCATCGTGTTCATGGCCATCGGCATCGTCATGGCCACCGCCGGCACGGCCGCCCACCTCGCCGAGCCCGCCACCGGCCTCGGCGCGGCCGCCGTGGCGCTGACCCCCGCGGTCGGCGCGCTCGGCGGTTACCTCACCGGCACCAACACCGGCGCCGCCGCCATGTTCTCCGCGGCCACCACCGCGACAGCCACCGGCCTCGGCGCCGACGGGCTCGTGGCGCTCGCCGGCCAGAACGTCGGCGGCTCCTTCGCGATCATCGTCTCTCCCCCGCGCGTCGCCCTGGCCGTGGGCGTGGTCCTGGCCGGCCGGACCCGGCTGCCCGGCCGCGCCACCCGGGCGCCGGCGACCGCCGTGGTCTCGGCGACGATCATGCTGTGCGCGGTGGTCGCCGTCCTGACGTAA
- a CDS encoding hemerythrin domain-containing protein, with the protein MRSLSEQNLDELGGRWSVLARQKLDHIELDRLLGEVERTGGAEQKLALIKTYRLVFPHAFAEESVLWPVLRAELSDGHELTLRVEQEHQEVNELVTLLENLGEAHPERDEVLRRLITVLRDDVRDEEDELLPRLQEKLSPARLRALGAAWETVRRTAPTRPHPVVARRPPGNVAAALPLTVTDRLRDALESAALRGPDALGPALTAASGVLARAAGAIEHLPIMRRGEDPSTSKGT; encoded by the coding sequence ATGCGATCTCTGTCAGAGCAGAACCTCGATGAGCTGGGCGGCCGGTGGAGCGTTCTCGCCCGGCAGAAGCTCGACCACATCGAGCTGGACCGGCTCCTCGGGGAGGTGGAGCGGACGGGCGGCGCGGAGCAGAAGCTGGCGCTGATCAAGACCTATCGACTCGTATTCCCCCACGCCTTCGCCGAGGAATCCGTGCTGTGGCCCGTCCTGCGGGCGGAACTGTCCGACGGCCACGAGCTGACGCTGCGCGTGGAGCAGGAACACCAGGAGGTCAACGAGCTGGTCACCCTGTTGGAGAACCTCGGCGAGGCGCATCCGGAACGCGACGAGGTGCTGCGTCGCCTCATCACCGTGCTGCGCGACGACGTGCGGGACGAGGAGGACGAGTTGCTCCCGCGGCTACAGGAGAAGCTGAGCCCCGCGCGGCTCCGGGCCCTCGGTGCGGCGTGGGAGACCGTCCGGCGCACCGCGCCCACCCGGCCCCATCCGGTGGTCGCCCGCCGGCCCCCGGGCAACGTGGCCGCGGCGCTCCCGCTGACCGTGACCGACCGCCTGCGCGACGCGCTCGAGTCGGCGGCCCTCCGCGGACCGGACGCGCTCGGCCCCGCGCTGACCGCGGCCAGTGGGGTGCTGGCGCGAGCCGCCGGTGCGATCGAGCACCTGCCGATCATGCGGCGCGGCGAGGATCCCAGTACGTCGAAAGGAACATGA
- a CDS encoding MBL fold metallo-hydrolase, producing the protein MHATEVADRVHRLAHAHVNCYLIDDDDGVTLVDAGLPSMWDLMTDTLRRLGRGPGDVRALVLTHGHFDHVGFARRARVELDIPVLVHPEDGQLAAHPYSYKPQRNRLLYPLRHPRSLPVLGRMAAAGALSVRGIEDTAELVVGGALDVPGRPVPMYAPGHTGGHCILHLPERDTVISGDALVTLDPYTGATGPQIVASAATADTARAMESLQPVADTGASTVLTGHGEPWTDGADSAVAHARRVGEH; encoded by the coding sequence ATGCACGCCACCGAGGTCGCCGACCGCGTCCACCGCCTGGCCCACGCCCACGTCAACTGCTATCTCATCGACGACGACGACGGGGTGACTCTCGTCGACGCCGGCCTACCGAGCATGTGGGACCTGATGACCGACACCCTCCGCCGCCTGGGACGCGGGCCCGGCGACGTCCGCGCGCTGGTGCTCACCCACGGTCACTTCGATCACGTCGGCTTCGCCCGCCGCGCGCGCGTCGAACTGGACATCCCGGTGCTGGTGCATCCGGAGGACGGCCAGCTGGCCGCGCACCCCTACAGCTACAAGCCACAGCGCAACCGCCTGCTGTACCCGTTGCGGCACCCCCGGTCGCTCCCGGTGCTCGGGCGGATGGCCGCCGCTGGCGCGCTCAGCGTGCGGGGGATCGAGGACACCGCCGAACTGGTGGTGGGTGGCGCGCTGGACGTCCCCGGCCGGCCGGTGCCGATGTACGCGCCGGGACACACCGGCGGTCACTGCATCCTGCACCTGCCGGAGCGGGACACCGTGATCAGCGGCGACGCCCTCGTCACGCTCGATCCCTACACCGGCGCCACGGGCCCGCAGATCGTGGCGTCCGCGGCCACGGCCGACACCGCGCGGGCGATGGAGTCGCTGCAGCCCGTCGCCGACACCGGCGCCTCGACCGTCCTGACCGGTCACGGCGAGCCCTGGACCGACGGGGCCGACTCCGCGGTGGCGCATGCCCGCAGAGTCGGGGAGCACTGA
- a CDS encoding zinc-dependent alcohol dehydrogenase, producing MRATTYRGPYKVRVENKPIPAIEHPNDAIIKVSLAAICGSDLHLYHGMMPDTRVGHTFGHEFVGTVHEVGPSVQNLRPGDRVMVPFNIFCGSCYYCARGLYSNCHNVNAGATAAGAIYGYSHTCGGYDGGQAEFVRVPFADVGPSIIPEWMDEEDALLLTDAVATGYFGAQLGSIVEGDTVIVFGAGAVGLFAAQSAWLMGAGRVIVVDHLEYRLEKARTLAHAETYNFTEYRDIVVEMKRTTDHLGADVAIDAVGAEADGHFIQHVTSAKFKLQGGSPIALNWAIDSVRKGGTISVMGAYGPVQTSIKFGDALNKGLTIRGNQCPVKRQWPRLFEHVRNGYLTPSEIITHRIPLEHIAEGYHTFSGKLDGCIKPIVLPGAS from the coding sequence ATGCGAGCCACCACGTACCGCGGTCCGTACAAGGTCCGCGTGGAGAACAAGCCGATCCCCGCGATCGAGCACCCCAACGACGCGATCATCAAGGTCTCGCTCGCCGCCATCTGCGGCTCCGACCTGCACCTCTACCACGGGATGATGCCCGACACCCGCGTCGGTCACACCTTCGGTCACGAGTTCGTGGGCACGGTCCACGAGGTCGGGCCGTCCGTGCAGAACCTCCGGCCCGGGGACCGGGTGATGGTGCCGTTCAACATCTTCTGCGGCTCCTGCTATTACTGCGCCCGCGGGCTGTACTCCAACTGTCACAACGTCAACGCCGGCGCGACCGCGGCCGGGGCGATCTACGGCTACTCCCACACCTGTGGCGGTTACGACGGGGGACAGGCAGAGTTCGTCCGCGTGCCGTTCGCGGACGTGGGCCCCTCGATCATTCCCGAGTGGATGGACGAGGAGGACGCGCTCCTGCTCACCGACGCCGTGGCCACCGGGTACTTCGGCGCGCAGCTCGGCAGCATCGTCGAGGGCGACACGGTGATCGTGTTCGGGGCAGGGGCAGTGGGGTTGTTCGCCGCCCAGTCGGCCTGGCTGATGGGCGCGGGCCGGGTGATCGTGGTCGATCACCTCGAGTACCGCCTGGAGAAGGCGCGGACCCTCGCCCACGCGGAGACGTACAACTTCACCGAGTACCGCGACATCGTGGTGGAGATGAAGCGCACCACCGACCACCTCGGTGCGGACGTGGCGATCGACGCCGTGGGCGCCGAGGCCGACGGGCACTTCATCCAGCACGTGACCTCGGCGAAGTTCAAGCTCCAGGGCGGCTCGCCGATCGCGCTCAACTGGGCGATCGACTCCGTGCGCAAGGGCGGGACCATCTCGGTGATGGGCGCCTACGGCCCGGTGCAGACCTCGATCAAGTTCGGCGACGCGCTGAACAAGGGCCTGACGATCCGGGGCAACCAGTGCCCGGTGAAGCGGCAGTGGCCCAGGCTCTTCGAGCACGTCCGAAACGGGTACCTCACGCCCAGCGAGATCATCACCCATCGCATCCCGCTCGAGCACATCGCGGAGGGGTACCACACCTTCTCCGGCAAGCTCGACGGCTGCATCAAGCCGATCGTGCTGCCCGGTGCCAGCTGA